From the genome of Sulfitobacter sp. DSM 110093, one region includes:
- a CDS encoding alpha/beta fold hydrolase — translation MMKRLSLIIAAFWSALPIPIAAEPIAGRCVVLLHGLARTEASFAVMEAALAAEGYRVVRPGYPSTEANIAELTKQTLPRAVAACGAGQIDFVTHSMGGILLREWVAEAGADRVRRVVMLGPPNHGSEVVDELVENPAFEWLNGPAGAEIGTGYEALPNQLPPVPFELGVIAGSQSLNPYFSSLLPGPDDGKVSVASTRVAGMKEHIILPVTHTFMMNNPRVIAQTMAFLKTGSFDRSMTFMDGVLDAIGCPDGGCLPGLGDDNAKP, via the coding sequence ATGATGAAACGTCTCTCCTTAATAATTGCCGCCTTTTGGTCGGCGCTGCCGATACCTATCGCCGCCGAACCCATCGCAGGTCGTTGTGTGGTGCTGTTGCACGGATTGGCCCGGACCGAGGCGTCTTTCGCCGTGATGGAGGCTGCTTTGGCCGCCGAGGGCTACCGTGTGGTACGCCCCGGCTACCCTTCGACCGAGGCCAATATCGCCGAGCTGACCAAGCAAACCCTGCCGCGTGCGGTGGCCGCCTGTGGCGCGGGGCAGATCGACTTTGTGACACATTCCATGGGGGGCATTTTGCTTCGCGAATGGGTGGCAGAGGCGGGCGCCGACCGGGTGCGGCGCGTGGTGATGCTAGGCCCGCCGAACCACGGCAGCGAAGTGGTTGATGAACTGGTGGAAAACCCCGCATTTGAATGGCTTAACGGCCCGGCCGGGGCCGAGATTGGTACGGGGTATGAAGCCTTGCCGAACCAATTGCCGCCCGTACCGTTCGAGTTGGGAGTGATCGCCGGATCACAGTCGTTGAACCCCTATTTCTCAAGCCTTTTACCGGGGCCGGATGATGGCAAGGTTTCGGTCGCTTCGACCCGTGTGGCAGGGATGAAAGAGCATATCATACTGCCTGTGACCCATACATTCATGATGAACAACCCGCGCGTGATTGCGCAGACCATGGCGTTTTTGAAGACGGGCAGTTTTGACCGCTCTATGACGTTTATGGATGGGGTTCTTGATGCAATCGGTTGCCCTGATGGGGGATGCTTGCCGGGGTTGGGGGATGACAATGCCAAACCTTAA
- a CDS encoding alpha-D-ribose 1-methylphosphonate 5-triphosphate diphosphatase, whose amino-acid sequence MPNLNLIGAEVLHPEGLSRTPLSFTEGHITEGPTGRQVDLTGFQVLPGIVDLHGDAFERHLAPRRGAMKQLSEGLVSAEAELAANGITTAVLAQFVSWEGGLRGSEFANQVFNGIRDTAPELVTDVRPQLRFETHMLDLYQDLPQRMAEWGVGYIVFNDHLPHDRLAQGKLPKRLVGQALKAGRSPETHLAQMQDMHARREEVPAALDALCAELSQRGIRMGSHDDQTPEQRAEWRARGVSLAEFPETQEAAEAAHAAGDAVIMGAPNVVRGGSHNGNLSALDLISMGLCHALASDYHYPSPRRAALMLAQSGLLDLAGAWALVSSGPAQVLGLTDRGTLMPGKRADIVILDKATGRVAATFAAGRVSYMSGAIAERFAA is encoded by the coding sequence ATGCCAAACCTTAATCTGATCGGAGCCGAGGTTCTGCACCCCGAGGGGTTGAGCCGCACGCCGCTTTCATTCACCGAAGGGCATATCACCGAAGGCCCGACGGGGCGGCAGGTTGACCTGACCGGTTTCCAAGTGCTGCCGGGGATCGTTGATCTGCATGGCGATGCGTTTGAACGGCATTTGGCACCGCGGCGGGGGGCGATGAAACAACTCTCCGAAGGGCTGGTATCAGCAGAGGCAGAACTGGCGGCCAACGGAATCACCACGGCTGTGCTGGCGCAGTTCGTAAGCTGGGAAGGCGGGCTGCGCGGGTCTGAATTTGCCAATCAGGTCTTCAATGGTATTCGCGATACGGCACCCGAACTGGTCACTGATGTTCGTCCGCAATTGCGGTTCGAGACGCATATGCTCGATCTTTATCAGGATCTACCGCAACGGATGGCCGAATGGGGCGTAGGCTATATCGTTTTCAACGATCACCTTCCCCATGATCGGCTGGCGCAGGGCAAACTGCCCAAGCGGCTGGTTGGGCAGGCTCTGAAGGCGGGGCGCAGCCCCGAGACGCATTTGGCACAGATGCAGGACATGCACGCGCGGCGCGAAGAAGTCCCGGCGGCGCTTGATGCGCTTTGCGCAGAACTGTCGCAGCGTGGGATTCGCATGGGTAGCCATGACGATCAAACGCCAGAGCAGCGGGCGGAATGGCGTGCGCGTGGTGTCAGTTTGGCCGAATTCCCCGAAACGCAAGAAGCCGCAGAGGCGGCGCATGCGGCAGGGGATGCAGTGATCATGGGCGCGCCGAACGTGGTGCGCGGCGGCTCGCATAACGGCAATCTTTCGGCGCTTGATTTGATCAGTATGGGTCTGTGCCATGCGCTTGCCTCAGACTATCATTACCCATCCCCGCGGCGTGCGGCGTTAATGCTGGCGCAGAGTGGGCTTTTGGATTTAGCAGGCGCTTGGGCACTTGTATCCTCTGGCCCCGCGCAGGTGCTGGGGCTGACAGATCGCGGCACGCTAATGCCGGGCAAACGTGCCGATATTGTGATCCTCGACAAAGCCACAGGTCGCGTCGCCGCGACATTCGCGGCAGGGCGGGTCAGCTATATGTCAGGGGCGATCGCAGAGCGTTTCGCCGCCTGA
- a CDS encoding 5-(carboxyamino)imidazole ribonucleotide synthase produces the protein MTEPLQTGATIGILGGGQLGRMLSVAAARLGFRTHIFEPGANPPAADVAHALTTAGYDDHEALKAFARACDIVTFEFENIPTEALDVVEAITPLRPGREALRISQDRLTEKTFLGDLGLKVAPFADVTDAATLKAAVAQIGTPAILKTRRFGYDGKGQARLKDDADLDAAWAEMNGAPSVLEGFVNFSAEISVIAARSATGEVACFDPGENVHRDGILHTTTVPARISNAQRTDAVLLAGRVLNALDYMGVMGVELFVTPQGLIVNEIAPRVHNSGHWTQNGCAVDQFEQHVRAVAGWPLGDGARHSDVVMTNLIGDDMDQVPELARARDTAIHLYGKAEVKPGRKMGHVNRITRA, from the coding sequence ATGACTGAACCACTGCAAACCGGAGCTACCATCGGCATTCTGGGCGGCGGCCAATTGGGCCGGATGCTCTCGGTTGCCGCCGCGCGGCTTGGCTTTCGGACCCATATCTTTGAGCCGGGTGCCAACCCGCCCGCCGCCGATGTGGCCCACGCGCTGACCACCGCAGGCTATGACGACCACGAAGCGCTGAAGGCTTTCGCCCGCGCCTGTGACATCGTGACCTTCGAGTTTGAGAACATCCCCACCGAAGCGCTCGACGTGGTCGAGGCAATCACCCCGCTCCGTCCAGGCCGCGAAGCGCTGCGGATTTCGCAGGACCGATTGACCGAGAAAACCTTCCTCGGCGACCTCGGCCTAAAGGTGGCCCCCTTTGCCGATGTCACCGACGCCGCAACGTTGAAAGCCGCCGTGGCGCAAATCGGCACGCCCGCGATCCTCAAGACGCGGCGTTTCGGCTATGACGGCAAAGGCCAAGCGCGGCTGAAAGACGATGCCGATCTTGACGCCGCATGGGCCGAAATGAACGGCGCGCCGTCCGTGCTCGAAGGGTTCGTGAACTTCAGTGCCGAAATTTCCGTCATCGCCGCGCGCAGTGCCACGGGCGAAGTGGCCTGTTTCGACCCCGGTGAGAACGTCCACCGCGACGGCATCCTGCACACCACGACCGTCCCCGCGAGGATCAGCAACGCACAGCGCACCGATGCGGTTTTGCTTGCTGGTCGGGTGCTGAACGCGCTCGATTATATGGGCGTTATGGGGGTCGAATTGTTCGTCACACCGCAGGGGCTGATCGTGAACGAGATCGCGCCGCGGGTGCATAACTCCGGCCATTGGACCCAGAACGGCTGCGCCGTTGACCAGTTTGAGCAGCACGTCCGCGCCGTGGCTGGGTGGCCTTTGGGTGACGGGGCGCGCCATTCGGATGTGGTGATGACCAACCTGATTGGCGACGATATGGATCAAGTGCCGGAGCTTGCCCGCGCACGCGATACGGCGATCCACCTCTACGGAAAGGCCGAGGTTAAACCGGGCCGTAAAATGGGCCACGTCAACCGCATCACCCGCGCCTGA
- the purE gene encoding 5-(carboxyamino)imidazole ribonucleotide mutase, which produces MTTPPVGIIMGSQSDWATMREAATLLEELNIPFEARIVSAHRTPDRLWDYGKTAVDRGLQVIIAGAGGAAHLPGMMASKTRVPVIGVPVQTKALSGVDSLYSILQMPRGFPVATMAIGSAGAANAALMAAGILALQDAELAKRLDDWREALSASIPEVPHD; this is translated from the coding sequence ATGACCACGCCCCCGGTTGGCATCATCATGGGGTCCCAGTCCGACTGGGCCACCATGCGCGAAGCAGCAACCCTGCTGGAAGAGCTAAACATCCCCTTTGAGGCGCGCATCGTGTCTGCGCATCGCACGCCCGACCGGCTCTGGGACTATGGTAAAACGGCCGTCGACCGTGGCCTGCAAGTGATTATCGCGGGCGCTGGCGGTGCGGCGCATTTGCCGGGCATGATGGCCTCCAAAACCCGCGTGCCGGTGATCGGCGTGCCGGTGCAAACCAAGGCGCTCTCGGGAGTGGATTCGCTTTATTCCATCCTGCAAATGCCACGCGGCTTTCCAGTGGCGACGATGGCGATCGGATCGGCAGGTGCAGCCAATGCAGCCTTGATGGCGGCGGGCATCCTTGCCTTGCAAGATGCGGAACTGGCCAAGCGGTTGGACGATTGGCGCGAGGCGCTCAGCGCATCGATCCCCGAGGTGCCTCATGACTGA
- a CDS encoding DUF465 domain-containing protein, with product MNAPTDLSMKTDEVLRVELEVFRREHRDLDDAIHALVERGTGDQLTLQRLKKRKLRLKDLIAQIEDRLTPDIIA from the coding sequence ATGAATGCCCCTACCGATCTGTCGATGAAAACGGATGAAGTGCTGCGTGTTGAACTTGAGGTCTTCCGACGGGAACATCGCGATCTAGACGACGCCATCCATGCGCTGGTCGAACGCGGCACGGGCGATCAACTGACCCTGCAACGGCTGAAAAAACGCAAGCTGCGGCTCAAGGATCTTATCGCCCAGATCGAAGACCGCCTGACCCCCGATATCATCGCCTAA
- a CDS encoding Hsp20 family protein, translating into MTKLTLASYPHMLGFEQLERVLERSAKAGNEGYPPFNIEQTSDYSYRITLAVAGFSEQDLSITVEDRQLVIRGRQSDDGEDRVFLHRGIAARQFQRSFVLADGVDVGEAVMENGLLHVDLTRAKPETVVQTIKIKKG; encoded by the coding sequence ATGACGAAACTAACGCTTGCCTCTTACCCACATATGCTTGGGTTTGAACAATTGGAACGGGTGCTTGAACGCAGCGCCAAGGCCGGAAACGAAGGTTATCCGCCGTTCAACATCGAGCAGACCTCTGATTACAGCTACCGGATCACACTGGCGGTTGCGGGTTTTTCGGAACAGGATCTGTCGATAACAGTTGAGGATAGACAGCTCGTGATCCGTGGGCGTCAGTCCGACGATGGCGAAGACCGGGTGTTCTTGCACCGTGGGATCGCTGCGCGACAGTTTCAGCGCTCGTTCGTACTGGCCGATGGGGTCGATGTGGGCGAAGCCGTTATGGAGAATGGTCTGCTGCATGTCGACCTGACCCGCGCCAAGCCTGAAACAGTGGTTCAAACCATCAAGATCAAGAAGGGGTAA
- a CDS encoding DUF1150 family protein: MQDAITHGNDRMVYVKTIAVADLPREVRDQAEGLELLYAVHDAEGQQLALVGDQKLAFSLAREHDYRPVMVH; the protein is encoded by the coding sequence ATGCAAGACGCAATCACCCACGGAAACGACCGTATGGTCTATGTCAAAACGATCGCTGTCGCTGATCTGCCGCGCGAAGTGCGCGATCAGGCAGAGGGGCTGGAGCTTCTCTACGCGGTCCATGACGCAGAAGGGCAGCAGTTGGCGCTGGTCGGCGATCAAAAGCTCGCGTTCTCATTGGCACGTGAGCATGACTATCGGCCAGTCATGGTGCATTGA
- a CDS encoding bifunctional sulfate adenylyltransferase/adenylylsulfate kinase, translating into MSSSLAPIPELYVSYESAQKLKVEAGNLVSLDLTPRQICDLELLMNGGFNPLKGFLTEEDYDGVVENMRLADGSLWPMPINLDVGDAFAESLELGQDIALRDQEGVILATMTVTDRWTPNKAREAEKVFGADDDAHPAVNYLHNQAGNVYLGGPVTGIQQPVHYDFRARRDTPNELRAYFRKLGWRRVVAFQTRNPLHRAHQELTFRAAREAQANLLIHPVVGMTKPGDVDHFTRVRCYEAVLDKYPAATTSMSLLNLAMRMAGPREAVWHGLIRKNHGCTHFIVGRDHAGPGKNSAGEDFYGPYDAQDLFRAHQEEMGIEMVDFKHMVWVQERAQYEAMDEIEDKDDVTILNISGTELRRRLQEGLEIPEWFSFPEVVKELRRTKPPRSQQGFTVFFTGFSGSGKSTIANALMVKLMETGGRPVTLLDGDIVRKNLSSELGFSKEHRDLNIRRIGYVASEITKNGGIAICAPIAPYATTRRAVREDVESFGAFVEVHVATSIEECERRDRKGLYKLAREGKIKEFTGISDPYDVPQNAELVLETENVDVDNCAHQVLLKLENMGLITG; encoded by the coding sequence ATGTCTAGTAGTCTTGCTCCTATTCCAGAACTCTATGTCTCCTATGAGTCCGCACAAAAACTGAAGGTAGAAGCTGGCAATTTGGTCAGCCTTGACCTGACCCCGCGTCAAATTTGCGATCTTGAGCTGTTGATGAACGGCGGTTTCAACCCGCTCAAAGGCTTCCTGACCGAGGAGGATTACGATGGCGTCGTTGAAAACATGCGGCTGGCTGATGGCAGCCTCTGGCCGATGCCAATTAACCTCGATGTAGGCGATGCCTTTGCCGAAAGCCTCGAACTGGGTCAGGATATCGCCCTACGCGACCAAGAGGGCGTGATCCTTGCGACCATGACCGTCACGGACCGCTGGACCCCTAACAAAGCACGCGAGGCCGAAAAGGTTTTCGGCGCCGATGACGATGCGCATCCGGCGGTGAACTACCTGCACAACCAAGCGGGCAACGTCTATCTGGGCGGCCCCGTGACCGGCATCCAGCAGCCCGTGCACTACGATTTCCGTGCCCGCCGCGACACCCCCAACGAGTTGCGCGCCTATTTCCGCAAGTTGGGCTGGCGTCGCGTCGTGGCTTTCCAAACCCGCAACCCGCTGCACCGCGCGCATCAGGAACTCACCTTCCGTGCCGCCCGCGAAGCGCAGGCCAACTTGCTGATCCACCCCGTTGTCGGCATGACCAAACCCGGTGACGTGGATCACTTTACCCGCGTGCGCTGCTATGAGGCTGTGCTCGACAAATACCCTGCCGCCACCACCTCCATGTCGCTGCTGAACCTCGCCATGCGCATGGCCGGCCCGCGTGAGGCCGTTTGGCATGGGCTGATCCGCAAGAACCACGGCTGCACCCATTTCATCGTTGGCCGCGACCACGCTGGCCCCGGCAAGAACTCCGCCGGCGAAGATTTCTACGGCCCCTATGACGCGCAGGACCTGTTCCGCGCACATCAGGAGGAAATGGGCATCGAAATGGTCGATTTCAAACATATGGTCTGGGTCCAAGAGCGCGCTCAATACGAGGCCATGGATGAGATCGAAGACAAAGATGACGTGACCATCCTGAACATCTCGGGTACCGAATTGCGCCGTCGCTTGCAGGAAGGTCTGGAAATCCCTGAGTGGTTCTCCTTCCCCGAAGTGGTCAAGGAACTGCGCCGCACCAAACCGCCACGCAGCCAGCAGGGTTTCACCGTCTTCTTCACCGGCTTCTCCGGCTCTGGCAAATCCACCATTGCCAACGCATTGATGGTGAAACTGATGGAGACGGGTGGACGCCCCGTGACACTGCTGGATGGCGACATTGTCCGCAAAAACCTTTCCTCTGAGTTGGGTTTCTCGAAAGAGCACCGCGATCTGAACATCCGCCGCATCGGCTATGTGGCATCTGAGATCACCAAGAATGGCGGCATCGCCATCTGCGCGCCGATCGCGCCCTATGCCACCACCCGCCGCGCCGTGCGCGAAGATGTGGAAAGCTTTGGTGCCTTTGTCGAAGTGCATGTCGCGACCTCTATCGAGGAATGCGAACGCCGTGATCGCAAAGGCCTTTATAAGCTGGCGCGTGAAGGCAAGATCAAGGAATTTACCGGCATCTCCGATCCCTACGATGTGCCGCAGAATGCCGAACTGGTGCTAGAAACCGAAAACGTCGATGTCGACAACTGCGCGCATCAGGTGCTGCTCAAGCTTGAGAATATGGGGCTGATCACAGGATAA
- the trxB gene encoding thioredoxin-disulfide reductase, whose product MADTRKTKVLIIGSGPAGYTAGVYASRAMLEPILVQGIEPGGQLTTTTEVENWPGDSEVQGPDLMIRMQEHAKAMGTEIIGDIITDLDLSSRPFHAKGDSGTTYVADAVILATGARAKWLGLESEEKFKGFGVSACATCDGFFYRGQEIVVIGGGNTAVEEALFLTNFASKVTLIHRRDELRAEKILIDRLMKNPKIEPLWFHQLDEVYGTDSPLGVEGVKVKHVKTGEITDIPAKGVFVAIGHAPSNELVKDTLETHMGGYVVTKPDSTETSIPGVFAAGDLTDHKYRQAVTSAGMGCMAALEAERFLAEVGDDEGKDTSLPLGYGAEVKEEV is encoded by the coding sequence ATGGCCGATACACGTAAAACCAAGGTACTGATCATCGGCTCCGGCCCTGCGGGCTATACCGCTGGCGTCTACGCGAGCCGGGCCATGTTAGAGCCGATCCTCGTGCAGGGGATCGAGCCGGGCGGTCAGTTGACCACCACGACCGAGGTCGAAAACTGGCCGGGTGACAGCGAAGTTCAAGGCCCCGATCTGATGATCCGCATGCAAGAGCACGCCAAAGCGATGGGCACTGAGATCATCGGCGACATCATCACCGATCTTGACCTTTCCAGCCGCCCCTTCCACGCCAAAGGCGACAGCGGCACGACCTATGTGGCCGATGCGGTGATCCTTGCCACTGGCGCGCGGGCCAAATGGCTCGGGCTGGAGAGCGAGGAAAAGTTCAAAGGGTTTGGCGTCTCGGCCTGCGCCACTTGCGATGGGTTCTTCTATCGCGGCCAAGAGATTGTGGTTATCGGCGGCGGCAATACCGCCGTGGAAGAGGCGCTGTTCCTGACCAACTTTGCTTCTAAAGTGACCCTGATCCACCGTCGCGATGAACTGCGGGCCGAAAAGATTTTGATCGACCGCTTGATGAAGAACCCCAAGATCGAACCGCTGTGGTTCCACCAGCTCGACGAAGTTTATGGCACCGATAGCCCGCTGGGTGTCGAGGGCGTAAAGGTGAAACACGTCAAAACGGGCGAGATCACAGATATTCCCGCCAAAGGCGTCTTTGTGGCGATCGGCCATGCGCCGTCTAACGAGTTGGTTAAAGACACGCTTGAGACCCACATGGGCGGATATGTCGTGACCAAGCCCGACAGCACAGAAACCTCGATCCCCGGCGTCTTTGCCGCGGGCGATCTGACTGACCATAAATATCGTCAGGCTGTGACCAGCGCGGGCATGGGCTGCATGGCCGCCCTCGAAGCCGAGCGTTTCCTTGCCGAAGTGGGCGATGACGAGGGCAAAGATACCTCCCTCCCGCTTGGCTATGGGGCTGAGGTGAAGGAAGAGGTTTAA
- a CDS encoding Lrp/AsnC family transcriptional regulator, with product MAGTRLDPIDRMILAELQSDGRMTNVELAKRVGISAPPCLRRVRTLEEQGYIKGYHADVDARELGFEVQVFAMVGLASQAEVDLSAFEEKCRSWPLVRECHMLNGEVDFILKCVAPDLSSFQSFLTGQLLTTPNVESVKTSLVIRGAKDDPGVPFDVLEARLSTAP from the coding sequence ATGGCGGGTACACGACTAGATCCGATTGACCGGATGATCTTGGCCGAACTGCAATCGGATGGCCGGATGACGAATGTCGAACTGGCCAAGCGCGTGGGCATCTCTGCGCCGCCCTGTTTGCGCCGGGTCCGCACGTTGGAAGAGCAAGGCTATATCAAAGGCTATCACGCCGATGTCGATGCACGCGAACTGGGGTTTGAAGTGCAGGTTTTCGCAATGGTCGGCCTTGCCAGTCAGGCTGAGGTCGATCTGAGCGCGTTTGAAGAGAAATGTCGCAGTTGGCCGCTGGTGCGCGAATGCCATATGCTTAACGGCGAAGTTGATTTCATCCTGAAATGTGTCGCCCCCGACCTGTCGAGCTTTCAAAGTTTCCTTACCGGGCAATTGCTGACCACGCCCAATGTGGAAAGCGTTAAGACCAGTCTTGTGATCCGTGGTGCCAAGGATGATCCCGGTGTGCCCTTTGACGTGCTCGAAGCGCGGCTGTCTACCGCGCCTTAA
- a CDS encoding Hint domain-containing protein, with protein MTPTAAKDLGNPTVTAMRNYEVAALRADGSLYIGQDNAPVLPLFEAAFAAFARGTLIQTVHGDIAIEDLQPGDMINTSSGEPAQLIWIGSSNFIPADTGRRLPLIRIMPDSFGEGRPSSFLTVGPAARVLHTPHHLRAEAGGTRLLAPVRAFVDGVNVIEVAPPTPVRLFHICLSRHAVIKASGLEMETFHPGAQALRDASDSLREQFLSMFPQIGHGTDFGPLAHPRAPDSPDESATD; from the coding sequence ATGACACCGACCGCCGCCAAGGACTTAGGCAACCCCACCGTCACAGCAATGCGCAACTACGAAGTTGCCGCACTGCGCGCCGACGGTTCGCTCTATATCGGTCAGGATAACGCGCCCGTCTTGCCCCTGTTCGAAGCCGCATTCGCCGCCTTTGCCCGGGGGACATTGATTCAGACCGTGCACGGCGACATCGCCATCGAAGACCTTCAGCCCGGCGATATGATCAATACCTCTTCGGGTGAACCTGCGCAGTTGATTTGGATCGGGTCGAGTAATTTCATCCCTGCTGACACCGGGCGGCGGTTGCCTCTTATCCGCATAATGCCCGACAGTTTCGGAGAGGGGCGGCCCAGTTCATTTCTCACCGTCGGCCCCGCAGCACGGGTGCTGCACACACCGCATCACCTTCGGGCGGAGGCGGGCGGCACCCGGCTTCTCGCGCCGGTACGCGCGTTCGTGGATGGGGTGAACGTGATCGAGGTCGCCCCCCCGACCCCGGTGCGCCTGTTCCATATCTGCCTGTCCCGCCATGCGGTGATCAAAGCAAGCGGCCTGGAGATGGAGACATTCCACCCCGGCGCGCAGGCGCTGCGCGACGCCTCGGACAGCCTGCGGGAACAGTTTCTATCAATGTTTCCGCAGATTGGTCATGGCACGGATTTCGGACCGCTGGCCCATCCCCGTGCCCCCGACAGTCCAGACGAAAGCGCCACCGATTAA
- the pgeF gene encoding peptidoglycan editing factor PgeF: MTLEILTSDALAPLRHGFFTRRGGASSGVFAGLNCGSGSSDQSEIVRINRARAAEAMGLPADHLVGVHQVHSATVVTVTEPHEDKPRADALVTNTPGIALSILTADCQPVLFADAQAGVVGAAHAGWRGALDGILEATVDAMVDLGAKREKITAVIGPSISQRAYEVGPEFLDSFMNTDPEFARYFAQGEGDRLHFDLPGFGLNRLRAAGVGHAEWTRHCTYADPGRFYSYRRTTHAKEADYGRLLAAITL; encoded by the coding sequence ATGACACTCGAAATTCTCACCTCAGATGCCCTTGCCCCCCTGCGACATGGTTTTTTCACCCGACGCGGCGGTGCGTCCTCTGGGGTCTTTGCCGGGCTGAACTGCGGCAGCGGCAGTTCTGACCAATCTGAGATCGTGCGCATCAACCGCGCCCGTGCGGCCGAAGCGATGGGACTGCCTGCGGATCATCTGGTGGGGGTGCATCAGGTGCATTCCGCCACCGTCGTCACCGTGACAGAACCCCATGAGGATAAACCCCGCGCCGATGCATTGGTGACCAACACGCCGGGCATCGCGCTTTCGATTCTGACCGCGGATTGCCAGCCAGTGCTCTTTGCAGATGCGCAAGCCGGTGTCGTCGGTGCGGCCCATGCTGGCTGGCGCGGCGCGCTTGATGGGATACTTGAGGCGACCGTTGACGCGATGGTCGATCTGGGCGCCAAGCGCGAAAAGATCACGGCCGTCATCGGCCCCTCCATCAGCCAACGCGCCTATGAGGTTGGGCCGGAGTTTCTAGACAGTTTCATGAACACCGACCCCGAGTTCGCCCGCTATTTTGCGCAGGGCGAAGGCGACCGGCTGCATTTTGACCTGCCGGGCTTTGGCCTAAACCGTTTGCGCGCGGCAGGTGTCGGTCATGCAGAGTGGACGCGGCACTGCACCTATGCCGATCCGGGGCGATTCTACTCCTATCGCCGCACCACCCATGCCAAGGAAGCGGACTATGGCCGCTTGCTCGCGGCGATCACGCTCTGA
- a CDS encoding SAM-dependent methyltransferase, whose translation MSLKDLLLARIALEGPMRVDDYMQSCLLHPDWGYYTTRAPFGAQGDFITAPEISQMFGELIGLSLAQSWLDQGAPAPFTLAELGPGRGTLMADVLRACARVPGFLAAAQVTLIEASPALRDVQRETLVGHEVTHLDTVAELPEAPLFLIANEFFDVLPIRQFIRHGAGWAERRIGATDAELTFGLAPVAPQPALAHRLEDTKDGDLVELCAPASKVMNEIGRRIADHGGAGLIIDYGDWRALGDTLQALENHAPAAPLTNPGKADLTAHVDFEALAGACPCRYSRVVTQGVFLERLGITARAQKLAEPLNGEALNSHIAAHRRLTHPAEMGNLFKVMGLYPKGQTPPPGTEA comes from the coding sequence ATGAGCCTGAAGGATCTTCTGCTGGCGCGGATCGCGCTGGAAGGGCCGATGAGGGTAGACGACTATATGCAGTCCTGTCTGCTGCATCCCGACTGGGGCTACTACACGACACGCGCACCCTTTGGCGCGCAGGGCGACTTTATCACAGCGCCTGAAATCAGCCAGATGTTTGGCGAGTTGATCGGCCTCTCCTTGGCGCAAAGCTGGCTGGATCAAGGTGCGCCTGCGCCTTTCACGCTGGCCGAACTTGGGCCGGGGCGCGGCACACTGATGGCCGACGTGCTGCGTGCCTGCGCGCGCGTCCCGGGTTTTCTAGCCGCCGCACAGGTAACATTGATTGAAGCCTCCCCCGCCTTGCGAGACGTGCAACGCGAGACATTGGTCGGCCATGAAGTCACGCACCTTGATACCGTGGCCGAACTGCCCGAAGCGCCTCTCTTTCTTATCGCAAACGAATTCTTCGACGTGCTGCCAATCCGCCAATTCATCCGCCATGGCGCAGGCTGGGCAGAGCGGCGCATCGGGGCGACGGATGCTGAGCTTACATTTGGCCTTGCCCCGGTGGCGCCACAGCCAGCCCTCGCGCATCGGCTGGAGGATACCAAAGACGGTGATCTGGTCGAACTATGCGCCCCGGCATCGAAAGTCATGAATGAGATCGGCCGCCGCATCGCAGACCACGGCGGCGCGGGGCTGATCATCGATTATGGCGATTGGCGCGCACTTGGCGACACGCTGCAAGCGTTAGAGAACCACGCCCCCGCCGCGCCGCTGACCAACCCCGGCAAGGCAGACCTTACCGCACATGTCGATTTCGAAGCGCTCGCGGGCGCTTGCCCGTGCCGCTATAGCCGCGTCGTGACCCAAGGAGTTTTTCTAGAGCGTTTGGGCATCACGGCCCGCGCGCAAAAATTGGCCGAACCGCTGAACGGAGAGGCGCTTAACAGCCACATTGCCGCACATCGACGGTTGACGCACCCGGCGGAAATGGGAAACCTGTTCAAAGTGATGGGGCTCTATCCGAAGGGTCAGACCCCGCCCCCTGGAACAGAAGCATGA